One Pseudomonas sp. AN-1 genomic region harbors:
- the greB gene encoding transcription elongation factor GreB, with protein MSANLITPEGYEELKSELDFLWREERPAVTRLVQWAASLGDRSENADYQYNKKRLREIDRRVRYLRGRISDLRVVEYSETQEGKVFFGAWVTLVGEEGESLSFRIVGVDEIYGKKNYISINSPVARACIGKSVGDEVFVITPDATKCWEVDSITYEGRLEK; from the coding sequence ATGAGTGCGAACCTGATTACTCCTGAAGGTTATGAAGAGCTCAAAAGTGAGCTTGATTTTTTGTGGCGTGAGGAACGGCCTGCTGTAACGAGACTAGTTCAGTGGGCAGCAAGCTTGGGGGATCGGTCTGAAAATGCTGACTATCAGTATAATAAAAAGCGGCTTAGGGAAATTGATAGAAGGGTTAGGTATTTAAGGGGAAGGATTTCTGACCTGCGAGTTGTTGAGTATAGTGAGACACAGGAGGGAAAGGTCTTCTTTGGGGCTTGGGTTACCTTGGTTGGGGAGGAGGGAGAGTCTCTTTCGTTCAGGATTGTAGGGGTTGATGAGATATATGGGAAAAAGAACTATATATCGATAAACTCTCCAGTCGCTAGGGCATGTATTGGGAAGAGTGTGGGTGACGAGGTTTTTGTAATAACTCCAGATGCAACAAAATGCTGGGAGGTTGACTCGATCACCTATGAGGGGCGTCTCGAAAAATAG
- a CDS encoding IS5 family transposase (programmed frameshift) has protein sequence MAKRYELPDAAWELIADLVSPEQKMGRPRSDDRLMLNGIFWILCSGAAWRDLPERFGPWSTVYQRFRDWRDDGTFDQVLERLHIRLNQEGLIDLDTWMIDSTAVRATRASSGAGKKGGPEEPVDHALGRSRGGLTTKIHMVCDANGVPLRFLLSPGQASDISNAQALLDQVRIPGKPGRPRKRCRWLLADKGYDAEHLRQYCDRYRMQPVIPLRTMKRKPKPGLPRLFDRPKYRQRNIIERMFGWLKESRRIGTRYDKLARSFAAMVTLACTLRCLRQYFSYRT, from the exons TTGGGAGCTGATCGCTGATTTGGTTTCCCCCGAACAGAAGATGGGGCGACCTCGCAGTGATGACCGACTGATGCTCAACGGCATTTTCTGGATCCTGTGCTCAGGTGCCGCCTGGCGCGACCTGCCAGAGCGGTTCGGCCCATGGTCGACGGTGTATCAGCGCTTTCGTGACTGGCGGGATGACGGCACGTTCGACCAGGTACTTGAGCGCCTGCACATTCGCCTGAATCAGGAAGGGCTGATCGATCTGGATACCTGGATGATTGATTCCACAGCGGTGCGAGCAACCCGAGCCTCTTCTGGCGCCGGGA AAAAAGGGGGGCCAGAAGAACCGGTAGACCATGCGTTGGGGCGTAGCCGAGGCGGCCTGACCACCAAGATCCACATGGTCTGCGATGCCAACGGCGTGCCTCTGCGCTTTTTGCTGTCGCCGGGCCAGGCCAGCGACATCTCGAATGCCCAGGCACTCCTGGATCAGGTTCGCATCCCTGGCAAGCCAGGCCGGCCTCGCAAGCGCTGCCGCTGGTTGCTGGCAGACAAGGGCTACGATGCCGAGCACTTGCGCCAGTACTGCGACCGTTACCGGATGCAGCCTGTGATTCCGCTGCGAACCATGAAACGCAAGCCCAAGCCCGGCCTGCCAAGGCTGTTCGACCGCCCCAAATACCGGCAGCGCAACATCATCGAGCGGATGTTCGGCTGGTTGAAGGAGAGCCGCAGGATCGGCACTCGCTACGACAAGCTGGCAAGAAGTTTTGCTGCAATGGTCACCCTGGCTTGCACGCTGCGGTGCCTACGGCAGTACTTTTCGTACAGAACCTAG